In Methanomassiliicoccus luminyensis B10, a single genomic region encodes these proteins:
- a CDS encoding NADH-quinone oxidoreductase subunit 5 family protein yields the protein MNAGETIALLSVVVPAVGALLCLMLRKRRQTVWIVAGTAAAISVASVALFAYMALNKLTVMEIGLEQEFPAVKWLLFLLEYAVLLIFLYVGAKAKNIWVVLIALFDLGLSTYLNFWTGFGEVSPAIVVDHLSVIMILITSLIGAVIAVYALRYMRDDPRQPRFFTVILVFLAAMNGAMLSNDMLWFLTFWSITTLCSFLLIAHTGTAEAVKAARWALLVNIAGGAALIGGAALSYYYYDTLALSAVPVSGLGGAALLPLSLFAVGAFTKSAQMPFQSWLLGAMVAPTPVSALLHSATMVNLGLYLLIRLSDQFAGAPLFLGALLALVGGASFLIPSILGIAASNAKRVLAYSTIANLGLITMCVGVGTPLAITAAVILLLYHAISKALMFLSVGAVKDQKGSEDIEAMYGLRTTMPFATLAIFVGAITIVLPPFGMFASKWLISEAVLSFPFLGFVLAGGFASVAVLYFKWVGATLAADPEVTPTTIRYDPMDRTYKWTLGLLMVASVALSALIGPVILYLINPYVSQYFDLPVGTDSVTLVTPSGELPVLVLLVLVAAVFIGLRLLFRPGQEQVAKPYASGEDFHFEPVGHYYLNDARVRVVTLIGEIASGILVVAMVVAPILMEVL from the coding sequence ATGAACGCCGGAGAGACGATCGCATTGCTGTCGGTGGTGGTTCCCGCGGTGGGGGCCCTGCTCTGCCTGATGCTCAGGAAGAGGCGGCAGACCGTCTGGATAGTGGCCGGGACCGCCGCGGCGATATCGGTGGCCTCGGTCGCCCTCTTCGCGTACATGGCCCTGAACAAGCTAACGGTCATGGAGATCGGCCTGGAGCAGGAGTTCCCCGCGGTAAAATGGCTGTTATTCCTGCTGGAGTACGCGGTGCTCCTGATCTTCCTTTACGTGGGGGCGAAGGCGAAGAACATCTGGGTCGTCCTGATAGCCCTCTTCGATCTGGGCCTCAGCACCTACTTGAACTTCTGGACCGGTTTCGGCGAGGTCAGCCCGGCCATCGTGGTCGACCATCTCAGTGTCATCATGATCCTCATAACCTCCCTCATAGGAGCGGTCATAGCCGTGTACGCCCTGCGCTACATGAGGGACGATCCCCGCCAGCCCCGGTTCTTCACTGTGATCTTGGTGTTCCTGGCCGCCATGAACGGGGCGATGCTGTCCAATGACATGTTGTGGTTCCTGACCTTCTGGAGCATCACCACGCTGTGCTCGTTCCTGCTGATAGCCCACACCGGGACCGCTGAGGCCGTCAAGGCGGCGAGATGGGCCCTTCTGGTCAACATCGCCGGCGGTGCCGCTCTCATCGGTGGGGCGGCCCTGTCCTACTATTACTATGACACTCTGGCCCTTTCCGCCGTCCCCGTCTCCGGCCTCGGTGGGGCGGCCCTGCTGCCCCTCTCGCTATTCGCGGTGGGGGCGTTCACCAAGTCGGCCCAGATGCCGTTCCAATCCTGGCTCCTGGGAGCTATGGTGGCGCCGACCCCGGTCTCGGCGCTGCTGCACTCCGCCACAATGGTCAACCTGGGCCTCTACCTGCTGATACGGCTATCCGACCAGTTCGCGGGAGCCCCATTATTCCTCGGAGCCCTCCTGGCCCTCGTCGGCGGGGCGTCGTTCCTGATCCCCTCGATACTGGGGATTGCGGCCAGCAACGCCAAGCGGGTGCTGGCCTACTCTACCATCGCCAACCTCGGGCTGATCACCATGTGCGTGGGTGTGGGCACGCCGCTGGCGATAACCGCCGCCGTCATCCTGCTGCTGTACCACGCCATCTCCAAGGCCCTCATGTTCCTGTCGGTGGGGGCGGTGAAGGACCAGAAAGGGAGCGAGGACATCGAGGCTATGTATGGGCTGCGGACCACCATGCCCTTCGCCACCCTGGCCATATTCGTGGGGGCCATCACCATCGTGCTGCCCCCCTTCGGTATGTTCGCCTCCAAGTGGCTCATCAGCGAGGCGGTGCTGAGCTTCCCCTTCCTGGGGTTCGTGCTGGCCGGCGGCTTCGCCTCCGTGGCGGTCCTATACTTTAAATGGGTAGGAGCGACCCTGGCGGCCGACCCGGAGGTGACGCCGACCACTATACGCTATGACCCCATGGACCGGACCTACAAGTGGACTCTGGGCCTGCTGATGGTCGCCTCCGTGGCGCTGTCCGCCCTCATCGGCCCGGTGATCTTGTACCTCATCAACCCCTACGTCTCGCAGTACTTCGACCTGCCTGTCGGGACCGACTCCGTCACCCTGGTCACCCCCTCGGGAGAGCTACCGGTCCTGGTGCTCCTGGTGCTGGTGGCGGCAGTGTTCATCGGGCTTAGGCTGCTATTCCGTCCCGGGCAGGAGCAGGTGGCCAAGCCCTACGCCTCCGGCGAGGATTTCCACTTCGAGCCGGTGGGCCACTATTACCTGAACGATGCCAGGGTCCGCGTCGTGACCCTGATCGGGGAGATCGCCAGCGGCATCCTGGTCGTGGCAATGGTGGTGGCCCCCATCCTGATGGAGGTGCTGTGA
- a CDS encoding complex I subunit 1 family protein: MALSELALQAALIVLIPLAVGLLIGIDRKITARLQNRIGPPIVQPFYDLVKLINKRPMLLNTLQVTFAAATLMFQALAVGIIVTGGDLLIAFFISGAGSICTAMGAFSAASPYAYIGGHRKLLAILAYEPVLFLIILAIGLRRSFIVDEIGGGLLSLYPVAMLVMIPVLVILMEKSPYDVPTAHQELMSGPYVEYSGPYLAIMTLAHWFELGFIFSVFALFVWFDSPLLTAVGRVAIVLVVVFAAIIIDNITARLTRERMLFFTLTFGVGLMAVNVLIVNLFSLGVII, encoded by the coding sequence ATGGCGCTCTCCGAGCTGGCCTTGCAGGCCGCCCTGATAGTGCTAATCCCCCTGGCGGTCGGTCTCCTGATCGGGATCGACCGCAAGATCACCGCCCGCCTCCAGAATCGCATCGGCCCGCCCATAGTGCAGCCGTTCTACGATCTGGTCAAGCTCATCAATAAGCGCCCCATGCTGCTGAACACCCTCCAGGTCACCTTCGCCGCCGCCACCCTGATGTTCCAGGCCCTCGCCGTGGGCATCATTGTCACCGGCGGGGACCTGCTGATCGCGTTCTTCATCTCCGGAGCGGGGTCCATCTGCACGGCCATGGGGGCGTTCTCCGCGGCCTCCCCGTACGCCTACATCGGCGGGCACAGGAAGCTGCTGGCCATACTGGCCTATGAGCCGGTACTGTTCCTGATCATCCTGGCCATCGGGCTGCGGCGCTCCTTCATCGTCGACGAGATCGGCGGCGGCCTGCTCAGCCTGTACCCGGTGGCTATGCTGGTCATGATCCCAGTGCTGGTCATCCTGATGGAGAAGTCCCCCTACGATGTGCCCACTGCGCACCAGGAGCTGATGTCGGGGCCGTACGTGGAGTACTCCGGGCCGTACCTGGCCATCATGACCCTGGCGCACTGGTTCGAGCTGGGCTTCATCTTCAGCGTATTCGCCCTGTTCGTGTGGTTCGACAGCCCCCTGCTCACCGCGGTGGGCCGGGTGGCCATCGTCCTGGTGGTGGTGTTCGCCGCCATCATCATCGACAACATCACCGCCCGCCTTACCAGGGAGAGGATGCTGTTCTTCACCCTGACCTTCGGGGTGGGCCTTATGGCCGTGAACGTCCTGATAGTGAACCTGTTCAGCCTTGGAGTGATCATATGA